One genomic region from Fibrobacter sp. encodes:
- a CDS encoding thioesterase, protein MFLKKIFGSQKKAAKVETSAKSVKAQEPETLSVSEEMIAAAAKNPVNSSVDIDEITELKFTVRFSDCDEHSRLRLSRLFQFTEEAALADAQRKGYGLWNMLNAGYGCVVTRMKLRWIHTPVLGEELYISTWAKENYKDKVIYKDYMVKDGRGNILVEGTSSWLLVDMKTMKAVPPSTSPFPVPIEEGREALPEKLDILPMGLFPKVVDQVQGRNTDLDINHHVNHCRYVDWVLDALDRTEIRNRGIRSIQMNYIYQVPLGEKVDMVRFKDSKHHAVLFGMNAEDMKGNPLKARCHFQARIGFND, encoded by the coding sequence ATGTTTCTGAAAAAAATTTTCGGTTCCCAAAAGAAGGCTGCAAAAGTTGAAACTTCGGCCAAATCTGTTAAAGCACAAGAACCCGAGACTTTGTCTGTTTCCGAAGAAATGATTGCCGCAGCAGCCAAGAATCCCGTTAATTCTTCAGTCGACATTGATGAAATCACCGAGCTGAAGTTCACCGTCCGTTTTTCTGATTGCGATGAGCACAGCCGCTTAAGACTTTCCCGACTTTTTCAATTTACAGAGGAAGCCGCCCTGGCGGACGCACAGCGTAAAGGTTACGGCTTATGGAACATGCTGAATGCCGGCTACGGATGCGTGGTGACCCGAATGAAGTTGCGCTGGATTCACACTCCCGTGCTTGGCGAAGAATTGTACATCAGCACCTGGGCAAAGGAGAACTATAAGGACAAAGTAATCTACAAGGATTACATGGTCAAGGACGGCCGTGGAAACATCCTGGTAGAAGGAACCTCCTCCTGGCTGCTGGTAGATATGAAGACCATGAAGGCTGTTCCGCCATCCACCAGCCCCTTCCCCGTTCCTATTGAAGAAGGCCGCGAAGCACTTCCTGAAAAACTGGACATTCTCCCCATGGGTTTATTCCCGAAGGTTGTGGACCAGGTGCAAGGCCGCAACACAGATCTGGACATCAATCATCACGTGAACCACTGCCGCTATGTGGACTGGGTTTTGGACGCCCTGGACCGTACCGAAATAAGGAACCGCGGCATCCGTTCCATACAAATGAACTACATCTACCAGGTCCCCCTGGGCGAAAAGGTAGACATGGTCCGTTTCAAGGATTCCAAGCACCACGCCGTTTTGTTCGGCATGAACGCAGAAGACATGAAGGGAAATCCCCTCAAGGCACGCTGCCATTTTCAGGCACGCATCGGTTTTAACGACTAG